The following coding sequences are from one Arthrobacter sp. 24S4-2 window:
- the guaB gene encoding IMP dehydrogenase, with translation MTQPEHNPFGFIGLTYDDVLLLPGHTDVIPSEADTSSRISKRISVQTPLLSAAMDTVTESRMAIAMARQGGLGVVHRNLSIQDQADQVDRVKRSESGMITNPLTIGPEATLAELDEICSHYRVSGLPVVDEGMRLLGIVTNRDTRFVPEADFPLRLVSDVMTKMPLVTGHVGISREEASHKLATNKIEKLPLVDEQGRLKGLITTKDFTKAEQYPLATKDDEGRLRVGAAIGFFGDGWERAMTLIDAGVDALFVDTANGHSQGVLDMIRQLKSDPVAAHVDIIGGQAATREGAQALIDAGADGIKVGVGPGSICTTRVVAGVGVPQITAIYESAKAAIPAGVPLIADGGLQYSGDIGKALVAGADTVMLGSLLAGCDESPGELIFVNGKQFKSYRGMGSLGAMQTRGKNTSYSKDRYFQADVSGDDKLIPEGIEGRVAYRGPLASVAYQLVGGLRQTMFYTGAPTVAELKARGKFVRITPAGLKESHPHDIQMTVEAPNYGSR, from the coding sequence ATGACCCAGCCCGAACACAACCCGTTCGGCTTCATCGGCCTGACCTACGACGACGTCCTGCTCCTGCCCGGGCACACGGACGTCATCCCGTCAGAGGCTGACACGTCCTCGCGCATTTCCAAGCGCATCTCCGTCCAGACGCCGCTGCTCTCCGCGGCCATGGACACTGTCACGGAGTCCCGGATGGCCATCGCCATGGCCCGCCAGGGCGGCCTCGGCGTCGTTCACCGCAACCTGTCCATCCAGGACCAGGCCGACCAGGTGGACCGCGTAAAGCGCAGCGAATCCGGGATGATCACCAACCCGCTAACCATCGGGCCGGAAGCGACGCTGGCCGAGCTGGACGAGATCTGCTCGCATTACCGTGTTTCGGGCCTGCCCGTCGTGGACGAGGGCATGAGGCTGCTGGGCATCGTCACCAACCGCGACACCCGCTTCGTGCCGGAAGCGGACTTCCCGCTCCGCCTCGTCAGCGACGTCATGACCAAGATGCCGCTGGTCACAGGGCACGTCGGCATCAGCCGCGAAGAAGCCTCGCACAAGCTCGCAACCAACAAGATCGAAAAGCTTCCGCTGGTGGACGAGCAGGGCCGCCTCAAGGGCCTCATCACCACCAAGGACTTCACCAAGGCCGAGCAGTACCCGCTGGCCACGAAGGACGACGAAGGCCGGCTGCGCGTCGGCGCTGCCATCGGCTTCTTCGGTGACGGCTGGGAGCGGGCCATGACGCTCATCGACGCCGGTGTGGACGCCTTGTTCGTGGACACCGCCAACGGCCACTCCCAGGGTGTCCTGGACATGATCCGCCAGTTGAAGTCCGACCCCGTAGCAGCACATGTGGACATCATTGGCGGCCAGGCTGCCACCCGCGAAGGCGCGCAGGCATTGATCGACGCCGGTGCCGACGGCATCAAGGTGGGTGTAGGCCCGGGCTCCATCTGCACCACCCGCGTTGTGGCCGGTGTGGGCGTTCCGCAGATCACCGCCATCTACGAGTCCGCGAAGGCGGCCATTCCGGCCGGCGTTCCGCTGATCGCCGACGGCGGCCTGCAGTACTCGGGCGACATCGGCAAGGCACTGGTTGCCGGCGCCGACACCGTGATGCTCGGTTCCCTCCTTGCCGGTTGCGACGAATCACCGGGCGAGCTTATTTTCGTGAACGGCAAGCAGTTCAAGAGCTACCGCGGCATGGGCTCCCTCGGCGCCATGCAGACGCGCGGCAAGAACACCTCCTACTCCAAGGACCGCTACTTCCAGGCCGACGTGTCCGGTGACGACAAACTGATTCCTGAAGGCATCGAAGGCCGCGTGGCCTACCGCGGCCCGCTGGCGTCTGTTGCCTACCAGCTGGTGGGCGGCCTCCGCCAGACGATGTTCTACACAGGTGCCCCGACGGTTGCCGAGCTGAAGGCTCGCGGCAAGTTCGTCCGGATCACACCGGCCGGTCTCAAGGAATCGCACCCGCACGACATCCAGATGACTGTGGAGGCACCGAACTACGGTTCGCGCTAA
- a CDS encoding ABC transporter ATP-binding protein gives MSQPRHPAELNPKRDPPRRLALRPYARAVAQVLRVSFRASPAAVVMKVVGSLISALLPLVTTYFASLTTTALAAAYTGDRAAGQQAIVYVVITAALGLFWGAFSSVDRYIQQLMSFRVGAIVGDLMYERFLSLEFWRYDDKETVDLYDRAKRFSDSYARVLDRIAAIFTQLVSVILAIGALLLVSWWIAVIVLVAIVPSVYLQFKLSREQIAHWNTQVDSRRQRRMMIETNLLRPQHIAEMRLYGIVGYLMGLRSRLRDADEKRRLDFQKRYIPKQLAADALQYGAEVVSLIWVVGQIIARAQPVGQFLYVQQIVSRALSTANNLVSSLSSIDEDLANLKDYELFMAMPVHTEHAPPLLQAPKTVELRDIRFTYTGSDIEVIRGISMTIREGQHIAIVGENGAGKSTLIRILAGLYSPDSGQVMLDGVDLAAVDVKSWHRHLAVLSQEFLKYEFATAAENILFGDVDSPRDDERIRRSASDAEALEFINKLPNGLDNHVSNWMEDPRGRKGSGLSGGQWQRLAMARNFYRNASFMVMDEPTSAIDALAEHRIFTRLFADRSSTIIAISHRLATIEKADIVYMLEDGRVVEQGTHRELVALRGRYFRMFESQLTVDEAEGV, from the coding sequence ATGTCCCAACCCCGCCATCCCGCCGAACTGAACCCGAAGAGGGACCCTCCGCGGCGGCTTGCCTTGCGGCCCTATGCCAGGGCAGTGGCGCAAGTTCTGCGGGTCAGCTTCCGTGCCTCGCCGGCCGCCGTCGTGATGAAGGTTGTGGGCTCGTTGATCTCGGCCCTCCTGCCGCTGGTCACCACCTACTTTGCCTCGCTCACAACGACGGCCCTGGCGGCCGCGTACACCGGCGATAGGGCCGCCGGCCAGCAGGCCATTGTCTACGTCGTCATCACTGCTGCCCTGGGCCTGTTTTGGGGCGCCTTCAGCAGCGTGGACCGCTACATCCAGCAGCTGATGAGCTTCAGGGTGGGTGCCATCGTGGGGGACCTCATGTACGAGCGTTTCCTGTCGCTGGAATTTTGGCGCTATGACGATAAGGAGACGGTGGACCTTTACGACCGCGCCAAGCGGTTCTCCGATTCCTACGCCCGGGTCCTGGACCGCATCGCCGCGATCTTCACCCAGCTTGTGTCAGTCATCCTGGCGATCGGCGCGCTGCTGCTGGTCAGCTGGTGGATCGCGGTGATCGTCCTGGTGGCAATCGTGCCCAGCGTCTACCTGCAGTTCAAGCTTTCGCGCGAACAGATTGCGCACTGGAACACCCAGGTCGATTCGCGCCGCCAGCGGAGGATGATGATCGAAACCAACCTCCTGCGTCCGCAGCACATCGCGGAGATGCGCCTCTACGGGATCGTCGGGTACCTGATGGGGCTGCGCTCCCGGCTCCGCGACGCCGACGAAAAGCGCCGGCTGGATTTCCAGAAGCGTTACATCCCCAAACAGCTCGCGGCCGATGCCCTGCAGTATGGCGCCGAGGTTGTTTCGCTGATCTGGGTGGTGGGCCAGATCATCGCCCGCGCCCAGCCCGTGGGGCAGTTCCTCTACGTCCAGCAGATCGTCAGCCGGGCGTTGTCCACGGCCAACAACCTGGTCTCCTCGCTCAGTTCCATCGATGAGGACCTGGCGAACCTCAAGGACTACGAACTGTTCATGGCCATGCCGGTCCACACGGAGCATGCGCCGCCGCTGCTGCAGGCACCTAAGACCGTTGAGCTGCGGGACATCCGCTTTACTTACACCGGCAGCGACATCGAGGTGATCCGTGGCATCAGCATGACCATCCGCGAAGGCCAGCACATCGCCATCGTGGGGGAGAACGGCGCCGGAAAGTCCACCCTGATCCGGATTCTCGCAGGGCTCTACAGTCCCGATTCGGGGCAGGTGATGCTCGACGGCGTCGACCTCGCCGCCGTCGACGTCAAGTCCTGGCACCGCCATCTGGCGGTGCTGAGCCAGGAATTCCTCAAGTACGAGTTCGCTACAGCGGCGGAAAACATTCTCTTTGGCGATGTGGATTCGCCACGGGACGATGAACGGATCCGGCGGTCGGCGTCTGACGCCGAGGCACTCGAGTTCATCAACAAGCTGCCTAACGGCCTGGATAACCACGTCAGCAACTGGATGGAAGACCCGCGTGGCCGCAAGGGCAGCGGGTTGAGCGGCGGCCAGTGGCAGAGGCTGGCGATGGCCCGGAACTTCTACCGGAACGCCTCCTTCATGGTGATGGACGAGCCCACGTCCGCAATCGACGCACTCGCCGAGCACAGGATCTTCACACGGCTCTTCGCCGACCGCAGCAGCACCATCATCGCCATCAGCCACCGGCTCGCCACGATCGAGAAAGCGGACATCGTCTACATGCTCGAAGACGGCAGGGTGGTTGAACAGGGTACGCACCGCGAACTGGTTGCCCTCCGGGGCCGCTACTTCCGGATGTTCGAATCCCAGCTCACTGTGGACGAGGCCGAGGGCGTCTGA